The nucleotide sequence GGCTGGAATAGAAGCCGTGATTTCGTTGTAAAGCAACTCTACCAGTCTTTTTTTGAGGAAGCTTCTGTTGAGAATGATACTCACTTCCCTGATAGGATCTTCTCCAGCAAATGGGCGAAGTCTGGTTTTCTCCTCCTCACTGAGTTCGTATGTGGCCAATTCGGGTAAGAGGGTGACGCCTTTGTAACGGTTGACCATGTTTTTTAATCCCTCTAGTGAACCACTTTCATAGTGGAAGTTCATCCTTTGGAATTTACTTTGTTCGCAAATATTGAGGACTTGATCACGGAAACAATGGCCCTGTTGAAGCATCCAAAAATCGTCCCCCATGAGGTCTTCCACTTTTACCTCCTTATTGGCTAGTAATTGATGTCCTTTTGAGAGGTAGGCGTAGAATTTTTCATAAAACATGGGCTTTTCTATAATGCCCTGTTCTTCCAGTGGTGTTACCACAATGCCTAAGTCCAGTTCGTCATTACGAAGCCGTTTGACAATTTCTTCGGTAATTAATTCTTCTACCTGAAGTTGGACGTTGGGATATTTTTCAAGAAAATTACGGATAAAGAGGTGCAACAGGTAAGGGGCCAGTGTAGGGATGATACCCAATTTGATTACGCCGCTGATATTTCCTTTAAGCTGGGCAATGAGCTCATAGATCCCTTTGCTTTCAGAAACCACCTTTTTGGCCTGTTCGATAAGCTGGGAGCCGATCTCAGTCGGGATGACTGGCATTTTGGAGCGATCAAAGATGACTACATCCAGTTCACTTTCCAATTTATGGATCTGCGCACTCAAAGTGGGTTGTGTGACAAAACATGCTTCTGCAGCATGTCCAAAATGGCGGTGTTTATCTACTGCCAAGACATATTCCAATTGCTGAATGGTCATATCATCAATGCTTTTTAAAGCCTATAAAAACTAGCTGCAAATATATATGTTTTTTCTTTTTATTTAGATTTGATATAAATAAACATGTTAAAATTATAGAAAAGGATAATTTCTTGTTTAAATGTCTTTTTAAAGGTCAGAATAGCACCAATATTTAGTTTCAAATGTATTTATACCGAAATTTTCCTTTTAAATTTACTGGAATAGCTGAAAAATTAGTGTTTTCATTATTTATCCCCCAAATTTTGAAGTATAAGTAAAGTATGAATTTACTCTCCCTTCACGACATTAGTAAAAAATATCCCCAATCCAAAGGAAACTCCTTGCAGCATATCAGCTTTGATGTGAAAGAAGGGGAGATCATGGCCATTGTTGGAGAGAATGGCTCAGGGAAAACTACGTTATTGAAACTAATCGCTGGCTTGGAGCATCCTGATAAGGGAAAGATTACTTATGCGGGGCAAACTATTGTAAACGGAAAGATGGCTACTCCTGCCAATCAGCGTGGAGTGGGGGTGATCTTTGAGGATTACGCTTTGTTTCCCCAGATGACACTTTTAGAAAATGTGCGTTGTGCTCTTCACCAGCAGGAAAAAAACGCCCGCACTATTGCTAGGGATAGTTTGGCATTGGTGGGTTTGGAGGATAGTTTTGCTTTGTACCCCCATCAGCTTTCCTCTGGTCAGAGACAAAGGGCAGCGTTGGCCAGGGCCTTGGCTTCCAAGCCAAAACTGCTGCTATTGGATGATCCTTTCAGGAGTTTGGATACACGATTTAAAAACGAAATCAGCGAAGACTTGATTGATATCGTGAAAGGAAGTGGGGTTACAGCAATTTTGGCCAGTCATCATGCGAAGGACGCCCTTTCTGTGGCAGACACCATTGCTATTTTGCACAAGGGCAAGTTACAGCAAGTAGATAGCCCTGTGAATATCTATAAGCATCCAGCCAATGCTTATGTGGCCAATTTTTTCGGAAAAAGGAATGAAATCTTGGCGACTCCCACGGAGGAAGGCTTTTATTGTGGTTTTGGTTTTATAGCTGATGAGCAATCCAAGAATTTTACCGAAACGGTAAAGATACTTTTTAGGTCTGAGGATGCGAAAATCAAGAAAAATACAGAGCAGCCATTGAGTGGTGAGGTCGCAAGGACCTTATATTATGGAGATCATCAAATAGTCCGTTTGGTGGATGATGAGGGGAAACAGATCAGTATAAAGACGGCCCCAAGGAGGAATTTTGAAAAGAAGGACAGGCTGTTTTTCACTATCGACAAGTACGAGATAGAAGAAGCTTTTTAAAACTGATATTAGTGAAATATTGGGAGCATTAGCTTTGGCTTGGTTTGTTAAATCGGCCGTGTCACTGTATTTTCAGGAAACAGTATTATGTTAACAAGACTCAAATCCATTATGTCAAAGAATGATTCCGCACATTTTTCAAGAAGAAAGTTCATGGGGGCTTCCCTGCTAAGTGCTGCAGGCCTTTCCATTATTCCACAACTGAACTATGCAAAACCAGTTGCCAAGCTGAATGAACTAAGAGTAAGTAGTAAGGTTCGCTTAGGATTTATTGGTTTGGGGAGACAATCCTATGGGATTTTAAAAGGGATGATCAATATACCCCAAGTGGAGGTAATTGCAGGCTGTGATGTGTACGGTGTAAAAAGAGAACGCTTTCAACATGAAGTGGGGAAGCATTATAGCAAAAGTCCAGAGGACATACCTGTATATGAAAAATACCAGGATCTTTTGGCGCGTGAGGATATTGATGCGGTGGTGATTGCTACTCCGGATTTTTGGCATGCGATGATAGCCATTGATGCCTGTCATGCCAAGAAGGATGTGTATTTGGAGAAACCGCTGACCTTTACTATTAAGGAAGGGCAGGCTTTGGTTAAGGCGGTTCGGGATAATGCCATCGTACTGGCTGTGGGTAGCCAGCAGCGTTCGGAAACTAATTTCCAATATGCCGTGAAAATGGTGCAAAAAGGACAAATAGGAAAAATTAAGCATATCAAAGTCAATGTAGGCCAACCGGAATCTCCCAAGCCTTATGATCTGCCGGAAGAAAGTATTCCATCTGATTTAAACTGGAAGCTGTGGATGGGGCCTCTTAAGGCTATACATTATAACGCTGAACTCAATCCGCCCATCACCGTTAATCCACCTCAGAATGAACAAATTTGGGGAGCTTGGAGATGGTATGAAGAGACTGGGGGAGGCTTGATGACCGATTGGGGAGCACATATGTTTGATATAGCCCAATGGGGGATCGCTATGGATAAGAATGGACCTGTTGAGATCCTACCCCAAAAGGATGGTAGACCCTTGACTTTCAAGTATGCCAATGGAATAGTGATGACGGCAGAGCCATTTGATGGGAATGCCCGGGGAGTAAAGTTTTTTGGAGAAAAGGGCTGGATACAGGTTGGCAGGGGCCAATTTAAATCTTCAGACCCAAGTTTACAGGTGCCGGATGAAGAGCAGAATATTTCTGAAGGACCGGCTCACTATGTGGATTTTATCCAAAGTGTAATTAGAAGAAAGGACCCTATTGCTAATGTAGAAATAGGTCATAGCACCTGTACAGTTTGTTCTTTGGGGAATATTGCCAATAAACTGGGAAGAACGCTTCATTGGGATCCAAAGGAGCAGGATTTCCACTATGATGTGGAGGCTTCAAGGATGCTGCATTACGATTATGAAAATGGCTATGAGTTGAAGTCCTGATGGGATAGAAAAGAATAAAATCAAGGTGGTTTTTCCAAGATTATAGTCTGGGAAGATCACCTTTTTATTTGCTTACAAAAGCAAAAGGACCAGCTTGGCCGGTCCTTAATATTAATTGATATATCCTTTTCTCTTTAGAATGGTCTCCACAAACTTTCTTTCGTTTTCAGTGTTGAAGATTTTGAAAGGGAGATGTATAAATTGGGCCTTGGACATGACAAGTACAAAAGCGTCCTTGGTGATTTCTGCTTTTTTGATCATTGACCAGTTGATAGGCATTCCCTGTTTGGTGTTGATCTTCATCATAATTTGGCGACTGTCGATTTCGTAGGCTAGCTTTTCAAACATCACCTTGTTCTGTTCCATCTGACTTACCCCGGCAAATTGGATCACCCAGAAAAGGATATAAAGCAAATAAGCCACGATGGCCATGCTGATCCACCACCAAGAAGGAATCCAGAAATATCCACAAGCAATAGCTACTGCGATCAATATGACCCACCATTGATCTTTCAAGACATTTACTAAACCCATTTTTAAATAGGTACCTGTTTCTAGCTTGTATTTTTTAGTTTTTACAATCATGGCAATAGTTTTACGAACGGCAAATATCCGATGATATGAGGTATTTAACAAGTAGATTGGAAAATAGCAGGGATTTTTTTCATAGGGGCCTTAAAAAACGGCTGTTGAATAAAGGAATGACGGTATCAAGTGAGGAATTGGTTTTTCTGGTCCTTTACCTTGAAAATAAGCTGGGCTTTGCTTGATGTATTTCAAGTCTAAATGGTCTATTCATAATCTGTGGAAAATGCTTCTTAATGATTTATAGTGCACTGGCCTTGTTAATTATTAAGGACAAAAGAAATCTATATGAATAGTAAAATGATGTGTATCAGCTTATTGACTTATAGCGATATTTCTTGTAAATTATCCTAAACATCTAATTGTTATGAGCAGTCTGACCATAGATATGATTTTATGTGGAATAGCCTATGTGCTGCTCGTGTATTTTATTGTGACCATGTCTCGGCCACCTTTTGGAAAAGGCAGAAATAGAGGGGATGATGGTGATGGGGGAGTAGAGGATAATTCTCCTCCGAAGATTGATTTGCCTCCGGGTGTAATATGGCCTTCTGATGCTCCCAAGACCAAGAAACCTGGCCCACCTGTAGAAGTTTAGCTACATTTGTTGCAAGTGCCGTGCACCAAAAGACTTTTTTCCTTTACGACAAAGCCTTCAGGAAGGGCTATGGCGGGCAGCGCAATTTCTGCAATACACTGAGTTTCTCCACAGACATCACATTTGAAATGCACATGTTCGTGATCATGATGGCTCTCAGAAGTATCATGGTGGCAAAGTGCGTATTTGGTTACACCAGTATCATCTAAGACCTTATGAATGATATCACTCTCCAGGAATGTCTTAAGTGTACGGTATATGGTTACCCGGTCAAAATTTTCTTTTAATGCTTCCTCAAGATCCGAATGAGAAAGGGCAATATCCTTTTTCAAAAAAGCCTTGAGCACATCCCTTCTGCAACTGGTGATGCGAAGTTGGTTATCTTTAAGAATTTCAGCTGATTTTGAAGACATATCTATCATTTAGGTTTTCCTGGATTCCTTGGCTAAAATTACGAGAATTTAATGAATTTACCCTCATGATCTTTGGTTAGCATAAATCCGAGGCCTTTTGTTATCTTGTAAACGAAAAAAGGGAAACATATCGTTCCCCTTGGTAATTTGCTTTTAGATCAGTGATTATTTTGGATCTAAAATGGTATCGATTCTGGCCAATAAATCCTCCAAATGGATTTTGGAAACCTTGTCAGCAGTCCTAGGGATGGCCGCTTTTATTTTTGATTGTAGGGCTTTTAGCTCTGCTCTAACAACTGGTCTAATATCCGATTGCGAGGCGTCGATCTGCTTGCCCCTTCCTGATGAGGCTTCATTATTTAACAGGTATTCAAGCCTTTCGACATGGGCACGCTGAAGGCTTCTTCTATAAATATCGATACTTTTTCCTGAAGAAAGTTCAGTCCATATTCCAGTTCTTAAATCGGCAAAAAGATTCAGCATGTCATAGGCTTCAGCACCATTAAGTGCGGTGTTTTCAATCACCCTTGCCAGCCTGCCCCAGTCCAAGATGCTATTTAGGATATTGGTTTGGGCACTGCGGATCCTGTCTGTATAGCCGAAATCTTCTGTTCGTGCTATGATTTTGTCATCAATCAACCATTTAGGTGTATGGAATAATTGCTCGTTGAGAAATAGGACGGCTGACTTCTGGGTGTTCTTATCCACATGGGTATACACTGCCTTGTCCTGTCCGGCAGAGTGATAAACCTCATACACTCCTCCGACATTAGTGCGGACATGTCCCATATATCTGTTGAACTGGGTAAGTACTTGACCATACATTTCTTCCAAATCTTGGAAGTTTTTGAATGGTTGGTCTTCTTCAGCTGACCAGTCAATTAGGTGAGGCATGATCCTTTTGAGATTTTTAATGCCATATTCAGAAGCTTTCATGGAATTATCTCCCAAATCCTCGTTTTGGGCACTTGGATCATAGGAGTTTCCTTGTCGTCCGTAGCGGTAAAGCGGATCATCATTTTTTGCCAATATCCATTTATCCAAAGTACCTTGTTCATCTTCAGGTGTCTCGGCATCCAAAATAGGTCTGTAACCCCAGGCAACTGCATATTTGTCATATGGGCCGACATTAGGGAATAGGTTAACCCCTTTGTCCTCCGGCTGGGCGATATAGTTAAATCGGGCATAGTCCATGATGGATGGTGCAGTGCCGTATTTTTGGGTGAAGGAAGGACTTCTTAATGAGTCCACAGGGTAGGCGTGGGAAGAAGCAAAGTTATGAGGAAGTCCCAAAGTATGGCCTACTTCATGTGCGGCGACAAAGCGGATCAATCTACCCATTACTTCATCTTTGAATTTTACGCCTCTTGCATCTGGATTCACTGCTGCTGTTTGCACAAAGTACCAGTTTCTTAATAGGTTCATTACATTATGGAACCAGCCGATATCAGATTCAATAATCTCTCCAGATCTTGGATCGGAAACATGAGGGCCATAGGCATTTTGGATATCTGAAGCGAAATAGCGAATTACAGAATAACGGGCATCTTCAGGGCTCCAGTCTGGATCCTCTTCCGGACTTGGGGCATATTTGGCTTGTATGGCATTCTTAAAACCAGCTTCTTCAAAGGCCACATTCCAGTCTTCTACACCTTTTTTGATAAATGGAGCCCACTTTTCAGGAGTTGCAGGATCAATATAGTATACGATTGGTTTTTTGGGTTCAACCAATTCTCCCGCTTTGAATTTTTCTATGTCTTCATCCTTTATTTCCAGCCTCCAGCGGTCCAAATAAGTTCTTTTTGCTGCCTTTTGGGCATCTAATCCATAATCTTGCACGGTAGTAGTGAACCAGCCTACCCTTTGGTCATGGAGTCTTTGCTTCATAGGCTCTTTGGGAAGGAGCACCATGGAAGAATTCATTTCCACGGTAATAGAGCCCATGCTGCTGTTGGATGGCGGCTCAGAAGCCTCATAGGTCATTACATAGCGATTCTCTATATTGATAGGATAGGGAGTGATCCTTTCTATATAGGATTTCTCTGTGCTGAGTCTGGAAACTTTATAGGCTTTTCTTCTGTAGTCTGGGAGGCCTATGGTTTTGATATCTTTAGAATAGAGGTCTGTTACCTCAATGACTACGCTGCTGCTGTCCTTACCCATGGCCTCGATATCAAATTTGTATATGATAGGTTCAAGGTTAGAATTTTTGACTGCATGATAGATGGGAAGGGAGTCTGCTGCGGTATTATTGTAAGATACTTTTTTGAGTAAAATATCATTACCGTTTCTATCCCAACGTACCACTTGGGTATTGGCACGTTCGCCTCCATATCCCATTCCGTCTGCGGTTTTGGCAATGGTCGTGACCACCAGCATTTCTCGGCCCATCAGGCTATCGGGAATCTCATAATAATACTTTTCCTCAATCTGGTGCACTGTAAAAAGCCCTGCTTTGGTCTTGGCTTCTCCGGTAATTACTTTTGAATAGGCTTTGATGCCGTTTTTGTCCTCTTTTGGTTTAGGGGTTTCGGTCTCTTCTTTTTTATCTTTTTTCTTTTTGCGCTGGGCTAGGGCTTCACCACTGTGAAAGGCAGCTCCCCATAAGAGGGAACAGATCAGTAGGCCCCTGATAAAATTGGGGTGAAATTTGTTCATATATGCTTAGCTAATTAAAATTTGTTTATAAATAAACTCAGCTTATTTATAAGAAGGGAGTAAAAATAAAAAAATTATATAAATGGTAGATTTTTAGCTTACGCTGTATATGGGAGCAGGAATATTTTTGATGATAGCATTTTTATGAAGGGTCTGCTAGTTTTCCTGTTTATGGAAATTATAAATTATGTATATCCGCAATTACACCAGTAAAAGTTAAAAGCGAATCGAAATGTTGGTTTTAGTTAAAATATCAACTGCTTCGGTCTTCAGTCTTCAAACTCCCGACCACTTAAGCAAAGGATTTAAGGTTACTGGCATCATTGCGGATAATCAGATTATAAATTCGATAAAACCAGGATCCTCAAAAAAGAATGTCTAATGGTATTTGTGCTCATTACTAAAATTTCAACAGTTCCTCCCAAAAAAATACGTATATTATAGGAAGCGCTATATTGATTTTCAGAGGTTTAGCATTAACGTTTTAGTCCAAAGCTTATGAAACATCTTTATTTACTCCTCCTTCTATTGACCTATTCTTTTGGTTGTACGACGGAACACAAGGAAATTGAGCAGTTTTCAAAAGAGATAGGGCGGGAAAAGATGGCTGCCTTGAACCAACTTGTTGCTTCATATGAGCATTTTTTGTTCACAAAATACCCTGATCCGGTTAAGGTCTCTGACAAGACCTTCCTCTTTTTGGAGGATGTAAAGGATAATAATTCCCTAAACATTAGAGAGCTTCCCAATTCCCAGGCCATACTTGAGCTGATGGAAGCTAGTGGCCTCCGAAAGGACATATACATTTATAATTGTGAAAAATCTACCTATCCTGCTTATCCTGTTGATCAATTAATTCCCATAACATATCCAGAAAATTCATTGGACTTGAGTATGAAGGAAACTTATTTTTCTGAAGAGAGGCGATTTCTAATTAGTTCTACTGGGCAAAATGAAACCTCATCCAGAAGTGATTCTATCTTATCATTCAATAAAAAGGGATTATTCATGTATGCGCTGGCAAAAGCAAAGCATAAGGATCCGAGCTTTATGACTTATGTGGAGGTCAAATATACCTATGGGGATATACATCCTTCACTTTTTGCCCAGAAGCACTTAGAGCAACTTGCAGGTGAAGAACTGAGTTGGTTTCAGCGGTTGCCGTTGGTCATTGATATATATTACAAGCTGATGTTAACGAAAAGCCAAGATGAAGACTAT is from Echinicola marina and encodes:
- a CDS encoding Fur family transcriptional regulator — translated: MSSKSAEILKDNQLRITSCRRDVLKAFLKKDIALSHSDLEEALKENFDRVTIYRTLKTFLESDIIHKVLDDTGVTKYALCHHDTSESHHDHEHVHFKCDVCGETQCIAEIALPAIALPEGFVVKEKSLLVHGTCNKCS
- a CDS encoding YcxB family protein; the encoded protein is MIVKTKKYKLETGTYLKMGLVNVLKDQWWVILIAVAIACGYFWIPSWWWISMAIVAYLLYILFWVIQFAGVSQMEQNKVMFEKLAYEIDSRQIMMKINTKQGMPINWSMIKKAEITKDAFVLVMSKAQFIHLPFKIFNTENERKFVETILKRKGYIN
- a CDS encoding Gfo/Idh/MocA family protein, which gives rise to MSKNDSAHFSRRKFMGASLLSAAGLSIIPQLNYAKPVAKLNELRVSSKVRLGFIGLGRQSYGILKGMINIPQVEVIAGCDVYGVKRERFQHEVGKHYSKSPEDIPVYEKYQDLLAREDIDAVVIATPDFWHAMIAIDACHAKKDVYLEKPLTFTIKEGQALVKAVRDNAIVLAVGSQQRSETNFQYAVKMVQKGQIGKIKHIKVNVGQPESPKPYDLPEESIPSDLNWKLWMGPLKAIHYNAELNPPITVNPPQNEQIWGAWRWYEETGGGLMTDWGAHMFDIAQWGIAMDKNGPVEILPQKDGRPLTFKYANGIVMTAEPFDGNARGVKFFGEKGWIQVGRGQFKSSDPSLQVPDEEQNISEGPAHYVDFIQSVIRRKDPIANVEIGHSTCTVCSLGNIANKLGRTLHWDPKEQDFHYDVEASRMLHYDYENGYELKS
- a CDS encoding hydrogen peroxide-inducible genes activator — encoded protein: MTIQQLEYVLAVDKHRHFGHAAEACFVTQPTLSAQIHKLESELDVVIFDRSKMPVIPTEIGSQLIEQAKKVVSESKGIYELIAQLKGNISGVIKLGIIPTLAPYLLHLFIRNFLEKYPNVQLQVEELITEEIVKRLRNDELDLGIVVTPLEEQGIIEKPMFYEKFYAYLSKGHQLLANKEVKVEDLMGDDFWMLQQGHCFRDQVLNICEQSKFQRMNFHYESGSLEGLKNMVNRYKGVTLLPELATYELSEEEKTRLRPFAGEDPIREVSIILNRSFLKKRLVELLYNEITASIPANMTSKAHGRIVKFKY
- a CDS encoding zinc-dependent metalloprotease, yielding MNKFHPNFIRGLLICSLLWGAAFHSGEALAQRKKKKDKKEETETPKPKEDKNGIKAYSKVITGEAKTKAGLFTVHQIEEKYYYEIPDSLMGREMLVVTTIAKTADGMGYGGERANTQVVRWDRNGNDILLKKVSYNNTAADSLPIYHAVKNSNLEPIIYKFDIEAMGKDSSSVVIEVTDLYSKDIKTIGLPDYRRKAYKVSRLSTEKSYIERITPYPINIENRYVMTYEASEPPSNSSMGSITVEMNSSMVLLPKEPMKQRLHDQRVGWFTTTVQDYGLDAQKAAKRTYLDRWRLEIKDEDIEKFKAGELVEPKKPIVYYIDPATPEKWAPFIKKGVEDWNVAFEEAGFKNAIQAKYAPSPEEDPDWSPEDARYSVIRYFASDIQNAYGPHVSDPRSGEIIESDIGWFHNVMNLLRNWYFVQTAAVNPDARGVKFKDEVMGRLIRFVAAHEVGHTLGLPHNFASSHAYPVDSLRSPSFTQKYGTAPSIMDYARFNYIAQPEDKGVNLFPNVGPYDKYAVAWGYRPILDAETPEDEQGTLDKWILAKNDDPLYRYGRQGNSYDPSAQNEDLGDNSMKASEYGIKNLKRIMPHLIDWSAEEDQPFKNFQDLEEMYGQVLTQFNRYMGHVRTNVGGVYEVYHSAGQDKAVYTHVDKNTQKSAVLFLNEQLFHTPKWLIDDKIIARTEDFGYTDRIRSAQTNILNSILDWGRLARVIENTALNGAEAYDMLNLFADLRTGIWTELSSGKSIDIYRRSLQRAHVERLEYLLNNEASSGRGKQIDASQSDIRPVVRAELKALQSKIKAAIPRTADKVSKIHLEDLLARIDTILDPK
- a CDS encoding ABC transporter ATP-binding protein; this translates as MNLLSLHDISKKYPQSKGNSLQHISFDVKEGEIMAIVGENGSGKTTLLKLIAGLEHPDKGKITYAGQTIVNGKMATPANQRGVGVIFEDYALFPQMTLLENVRCALHQQEKNARTIARDSLALVGLEDSFALYPHQLSSGQRQRAALARALASKPKLLLLDDPFRSLDTRFKNEISEDLIDIVKGSGVTAILASHHAKDALSVADTIAILHKGKLQQVDSPVNIYKHPANAYVANFFGKRNEILATPTEEGFYCGFGFIADEQSKNFTETVKILFRSEDAKIKKNTEQPLSGEVARTLYYGDHQIVRLVDDEGKQISIKTAPRRNFEKKDRLFFTIDKYEIEEAF